The Streptomyces sp. Mut1 genome window below encodes:
- a CDS encoding SigE family RNA polymerase sigma factor, whose protein sequence is MRQSEEGVFREFAEARMGPLFRSACLLTGGDTHFAEDLVQDTLGRMYAVWGRVTRLGNPAAYAQTVLVRCYLGHRRRRSAGERPSDTLPDRADRDPGDSALRMTLLDALRGLPPKDRAVIVLRYWEDRSVTETADALHVSSAAVRTRSTRALARLREQLGSSIGELTAR, encoded by the coding sequence ATGAGGCAGTCCGAGGAGGGTGTCTTCCGCGAGTTCGCGGAGGCACGCATGGGGCCGCTGTTTCGTTCGGCGTGTCTGCTGACCGGCGGGGACACACACTTCGCCGAGGACCTGGTGCAGGACACGCTCGGGCGGATGTACGCGGTGTGGGGGCGCGTGACACGGCTCGGCAATCCGGCGGCGTACGCGCAGACCGTGCTCGTACGGTGCTACCTCGGGCACAGGCGGCGCAGGTCCGCGGGGGAACGGCCGAGTGACACGCTGCCGGACCGGGCGGACCGTGACCCGGGGGACTCGGCGCTGCGCATGACTCTTCTCGACGCGCTGCGGGGGCTGCCGCCCAAGGACCGGGCCGTGATCGTGCTCCGTTACTGGGAGGACCGGTCGGTGACCGAGACCGCGGACGCGCTGCACGTCAGCTCGGCGGCCGTACGCACGCGCAGCACCCGGGCGCTCGCCCGGCTCCGTGAGCAACTCGGCAGCAGCATCGGTGAACTGACGGCGCGCTGA
- a CDS encoding SulP family inorganic anion transporter, with product MARNPRRDLLAGLTVAIVALPLALGFGVSSGLGAEAGLATAVVAGALAALFGGSNLQVSGPTGAMTVVLVPIVARYGPGGVLTVGLMAGVLLIALALLKAGRYMRYIPAPVVEGFTLGIACVIGLQQVPNALGVAKPEGEAVLAVTWRAVAEFVRTPNWTAAALALSVAAVMLLGTRWRPTVPFSIVGVVAATLAAQLFHLDAAPPIGDLPSGLPAPSLGFLDLSALSSLLAPAVAVAALAALESLLSATVADGMTVGQKHDPDKELFGQGIANLAAPLFGGVPATAAIARTAVNVRSGAGSRLASLTHAAVLAAIVFAAAPLVSKIPLAALAGVLLATAIRMVEVGALRAMVRATRSDAIVLVLTAVATLALDLVYAVVIGLVVAGALALRAVARHARMDQVDFTADLPGEHSEEEHALLAEHIVAYRIDGPVFFAGAHRFLLELSEVADVRVVILRMSRITTMDATGALVLKDAVEKLNRRGIAVLTSGIRPGQRRALASVGALDLLRREGREYATTPEAIAGARAHLHRAGLLPAAPVNEEVP from the coding sequence ATGGCCCGCAACCCGCGCCGCGACCTGCTCGCCGGCCTCACCGTGGCGATCGTGGCGCTGCCGCTCGCGCTCGGCTTCGGGGTCTCCTCCGGCCTGGGCGCCGAGGCCGGACTGGCGACCGCCGTCGTGGCCGGTGCGCTCGCGGCGCTCTTCGGCGGCTCCAACCTCCAGGTGTCCGGGCCGACCGGCGCGATGACGGTGGTGCTGGTGCCGATCGTCGCGCGGTACGGGCCGGGCGGGGTGCTGACGGTCGGGCTGATGGCCGGTGTGCTGCTCATCGCGCTGGCCCTGCTGAAGGCCGGCCGGTACATGCGGTACATCCCGGCGCCGGTGGTGGAGGGCTTCACCCTCGGCATCGCGTGCGTGATCGGCCTGCAACAGGTCCCGAACGCCCTCGGGGTCGCCAAACCCGAGGGCGAGGCGGTCCTGGCGGTGACCTGGCGGGCCGTGGCGGAGTTCGTACGGACCCCGAACTGGACCGCCGCGGCCCTGGCCCTGTCCGTGGCGGCCGTGATGCTGCTCGGGACCCGGTGGCGGCCCACCGTCCCGTTCTCGATCGTCGGCGTCGTCGCCGCGACGCTGGCCGCCCAGCTCTTCCACCTGGACGCGGCGCCCCCGATCGGCGACCTGCCGTCCGGGCTGCCCGCGCCGTCGCTCGGCTTCCTCGACCTGTCCGCGCTGAGCTCGCTGCTCGCCCCGGCCGTGGCGGTCGCCGCGCTCGCGGCCCTGGAGTCGCTGCTTTCGGCCACGGTCGCGGACGGCATGACGGTGGGCCAGAAGCACGACCCGGACAAGGAGCTGTTCGGGCAGGGCATCGCCAACCTGGCCGCCCCGCTGTTCGGCGGTGTGCCCGCCACCGCGGCCATCGCCCGTACCGCCGTCAACGTGCGCAGCGGCGCGGGCTCCCGCCTGGCCTCCCTGACCCACGCCGCCGTCCTCGCGGCGATCGTGTTCGCCGCCGCCCCGCTCGTCTCGAAGATCCCGCTGGCCGCGCTCGCCGGGGTACTGCTGGCCACCGCGATCCGCATGGTCGAGGTCGGCGCGCTGCGGGCGATGGTCCGGGCGACCCGCTCGGACGCGATCGTGCTGGTGCTGACCGCCGTGGCCACGCTCGCCCTCGACCTCGTCTACGCGGTCGTCATCGGCCTGGTCGTCGCCGGCGCCCTGGCGCTGCGGGCGGTCGCCCGCCACGCGCGCATGGACCAGGTCGACTTCACGGCCGACCTGCCGGGCGAGCACAGCGAGGAGGAGCACGCGCTGCTGGCCGAGCACATCGTCGCCTACCGCATCGACGGGCCGGTGTTCTTCGCCGGCGCCCACCGCTTCCTCCTGGAGCTGTCCGAGGTCGCCGACGTCCGCGTGGTGATCCTTCGGATGTCCCGGATCACGACGATGGACGCCACCGGGGCCCTGGTCCTCAAGGACGCCGTGGAGAAGCTGAACCGGCGGGGCATCGCCGTACTGACCTCCGGCATCCGCCCCGGCCAGCGGCGCGCCCTCGCGTCGGTCGGCGCGCTGGACCTGCTGCGCCGGGAGGGCCGCGAGTACGCCACCACCCCGGAGGCGATCGCCGGCGCCCGCGCCCACCTCCACCGGGCCGGGCTCCTCCCCGCCGCCCCCGTCAACGAAGAGGTTCCCTGA
- a CDS encoding ATP-binding protein translates to MSGTRREALPLRHVLTLPTLGSAVRIARETTEQVLAEWGVSRLHPTIGPALLILSELVTNSVRHAAVLSPNVTVIYAAGPDTFAFAVHDRHPYQPPLFSTITHTSGGGLGTVLELTLGLGGTAVTRGDADGKGKSIWITLPL, encoded by the coding sequence GTGAGCGGCACGCGACGAGAGGCTCTTCCGCTGCGGCACGTACTGACCCTGCCCACGCTGGGCTCGGCGGTACGGATCGCGCGTGAGACCACCGAACAGGTCCTGGCCGAGTGGGGCGTCAGCAGGCTTCACCCCACGATCGGTCCGGCGCTGCTGATCCTGTCCGAGCTGGTCACCAACAGCGTCCGGCACGCCGCCGTGCTCTCGCCGAACGTGACCGTGATCTACGCGGCCGGCCCCGACACGTTCGCGTTCGCCGTGCACGACCGGCACCCGTATCAGCCCCCGCTCTTCTCGACGATCACGCATACGAGCGGCGGGGGGCTGGGCACCGTCCTGGAACTCACCCTCGGCCTCGGCGGCACCGCCGTCACCCGGGGCGACGCGGACGGCAAGGGGAAGAGCATCTGGATCACCCTCCCGCTGTGA
- a CDS encoding zinc ribbon domain-containing protein YjdM encodes MADISDVNETLPPCPECSGVYTYEMGALLVCPECGHEWSAATSAEPAGGAGDDGVIRDAVGNVLADGDTVTVTRTLKVKGSPSGIKAGTKVRNIRLVDGVDGHDIDCRVEGFGPMQLKSSVVRKA; translated from the coding sequence ATGGCCGACATCAGCGACGTGAACGAGACTCTGCCGCCGTGCCCGGAGTGCTCCGGCGTGTACACCTACGAGATGGGCGCGCTCCTGGTCTGCCCCGAGTGCGGCCACGAGTGGTCGGCCGCCACGTCCGCCGAACCCGCGGGCGGTGCCGGGGACGACGGGGTGATCCGGGACGCGGTGGGTAACGTACTCGCCGACGGCGACACGGTCACGGTGACCAGAACCCTGAAGGTCAAGGGCAGTCCGAGCGGTATCAAGGCCGGCACCAAGGTGCGCAACATCCGGCTGGTGGACGGTGTGGACGGGCACGACATCGACTGCAGGGTCGAGGGGTTCGGCCCCATGCAGCTGAAGTCGAGCGTGGTCAGGAAGGCCTGA
- a CDS encoding ArsR/SmtB family transcription factor, with protein sequence MSAPLYQLKAEFFKTLGHPVRIRVLELLSLREHAVSEMLSEIGVEAAHLSQQLAVLRRANLVVPRREGSAVYYRLTNPQVAELLRVARTILSGVLSGQAELLADLRAAEPGTAPERHGQSPR encoded by the coding sequence GTGAGCGCCCCGCTGTACCAGCTGAAAGCGGAGTTCTTCAAAACCCTCGGCCACCCCGTACGCATCCGCGTACTGGAACTCCTCAGCCTGCGCGAGCACGCCGTCTCCGAGATGCTGTCCGAGATCGGCGTCGAAGCGGCCCATCTCTCCCAGCAGCTCGCCGTTCTGCGCCGGGCCAACCTGGTCGTCCCCCGCCGCGAGGGCTCCGCCGTCTACTACCGGCTGACCAATCCGCAGGTGGCGGAGTTGCTGCGGGTGGCGCGGACCATCCTGTCCGGCGTGCTGTCGGGCCAGGCCGAACTGCTGGCCGACCTCCGGGCCGCCGAACCCGGCACCGCGCCCGAGCGGCACGGGCAGTCACCCCGGTGA
- a CDS encoding DUF6126 family protein, whose protein sequence is MSDDGQDSAASQDRGRETEAWKEKGVVLRASIYIFGTHLFAGFVWVLFYVGGHADK, encoded by the coding sequence GTGAGCGACGACGGTCAGGATTCGGCCGCCTCCCAGGACCGGGGGCGGGAGACCGAGGCGTGGAAGGAGAAGGGCGTCGTCCTGCGGGCGTCCATCTACATCTTCGGCACGCATCTCTTCGCGGGATTCGTCTGGGTGCTGTTCTACGTGGGCGGGCACGCCGACAAGTAG
- a CDS encoding ArsR/SmtB family transcription factor — translation MAVPLYQAKAEFFRMLGHPVRIRVLELLQDGPMPVRDLLAAIGIEPSNLSQQLAVLRRSGIVSSTRESSTVVYQLAGGDVAELMRAARKVLTVMLAGQQDLLAHLHGSDIETSAP, via the coding sequence GTGGCAGTGCCTCTGTACCAGGCGAAGGCGGAGTTCTTCCGGATGCTCGGGCATCCGGTCCGAATCCGGGTGCTGGAGCTGCTTCAGGACGGGCCCATGCCGGTGCGTGACCTGCTCGCCGCGATCGGGATCGAGCCCTCGAACCTCTCCCAGCAGCTCGCGGTTCTGCGCCGCTCCGGGATCGTGTCCTCCACCCGGGAGAGTTCCACCGTCGTGTACCAGCTGGCGGGCGGGGACGTGGCCGAGCTGATGCGGGCCGCCCGGAAGGTTCTGACCGTGATGCTGGCGGGGCAGCAGGACTTGTTGGCCCATCTGCACGGTTCCGACATCGAAACGTCCGCGCCGTGA
- a CDS encoding TetR/AcrR family transcriptional regulator C-terminal domain-containing protein — translation MAAQATALRLSIKQHPGGAQLLAESPGTLSTGALSLMERLLRTLLDAGLPAGHCAIAADTLLSHITGFVLQEQNQPAAPPPVTARHRRALRRTVRAVPPAHEPVHAAPEPGREVHAERPSAQHRLRDPRLTDAASRVV, via the coding sequence ATCGCGGCCCAGGCCACCGCCCTGCGCCTGAGCATCAAGCAGCACCCCGGCGGTGCCCAGCTCCTCGCCGAGAGCCCCGGCACGCTCAGCACCGGCGCCCTCTCCCTGATGGAACGCCTGCTGCGCACCCTCCTCGACGCCGGCCTGCCCGCCGGCCACTGCGCCATCGCCGCCGACACCCTGCTCAGCCACATCACCGGTTTCGTGCTCCAGGAGCAGAACCAGCCCGCCGCGCCACCGCCCGTCACCGCCCGTCACCGCCGAGCGCTACGCCGAACTGTGCGAGCGGTTCCCCCTGCTCATGAACCCGTCCATGCCGCGCCCGAGCCAGGACGAGAAGTTCACGCGGAGCGTCCGTCTGCTCAGCACCGGCTTCGCGACCCCCGGCTGACGGACGCGGCGAGCCGCGTCGTCTAG
- a CDS encoding ABC transporter ATP-binding protein codes for MIQTRPRPVPEEVTSSDAVRLSSVVKRFTDSKGERFTAVDGIDLRIRRGEIVAFLGPNGAGKTTTIDMLLGLTRPDEGSVRLFGREPRQAVRSGQVAAVLQTGGLLPDLSVEATVRMLGSLHPRADIDAVLSRAGLDQLRRRRVAECSGGEQQRLRFALALLSGPELLVLDEPTAGMDVVARRDFWATVREDAERGMTVMFATHYMEEADRFADRVVMIDSGRVVVDGQVSDVRSALSGRTVSARIAEQSAAALAQSPLVRSCEPRGGRYHFDTTDSDALLRLLIEQTSATDIEVTPRSLEEAFMTLTHHSRTEGGTR; via the coding sequence ATGATCCAAACCCGACCGCGCCCGGTGCCCGAGGAGGTGACGTCCTCGGATGCCGTAAGGCTCAGCTCTGTCGTGAAGCGGTTCACCGATTCCAAGGGAGAGCGGTTCACCGCCGTCGACGGCATCGACTTGCGCATCCGGCGGGGTGAGATCGTGGCCTTCCTCGGACCGAACGGCGCAGGCAAGACGACCACCATCGACATGCTTCTCGGGCTGACGCGGCCCGACGAGGGCTCGGTGCGGCTGTTCGGACGCGAACCCCGGCAGGCGGTGCGTTCCGGGCAGGTCGCCGCGGTCCTCCAGACGGGCGGGCTGCTGCCCGACCTGAGCGTCGAGGCCACCGTACGGATGCTGGGCTCGCTGCACCCCCGCGCCGACATCGACGCGGTGCTGTCCCGGGCCGGACTCGACCAGCTGCGCCGCCGCCGCGTCGCGGAGTGCTCCGGCGGCGAGCAGCAGCGGCTGCGGTTCGCCCTCGCCCTGCTCTCCGGGCCCGAGCTGCTGGTGCTCGACGAGCCGACGGCCGGCATGGACGTCGTCGCCCGCCGGGACTTCTGGGCCACGGTCCGTGAGGACGCGGAGCGCGGCATGACGGTCATGTTCGCCACCCACTACATGGAGGAGGCGGACCGGTTCGCCGACCGGGTGGTGATGATCGACAGCGGCCGTGTCGTCGTCGACGGCCAGGTGTCCGACGTGCGGTCCGCTCTCAGCGGGCGCACCGTGTCGGCGCGGATCGCCGAGCAGAGCGCGGCCGCCCTCGCCCAGTCCCCGCTGGTCCGCTCGTGCGAGCCGCGCGGCGGGCGGTACCACTTCGACACCACCGACTCCGACGCGCTGCTGCGCCTGCTGATCGAGCAGACATCCGCCACCGACATCGAGGTCACCCCGCGCAGCCTCGAAGAGGCCTTCATGACCCTCACCCACCACAGCCGTACCGAAGGGGGCACCCGATGA
- a CDS encoding ABC transporter permease — protein MSSASATHEVRTSPFSGVNPVFIGYELRRRFNRQTTIFTLLLPAVLYLALFRTEPDNATLPHGNFAAWMMTGIAVYGAATAAVSSAATISVEKASGWMRTMALSPLAPPGYLFVKVLSSVIMAAVPVAVVGVLGVFTGVEATSTVWVTSLLVAWLGAAVFAALGITLGLALKPDTVMHMPGLTMTALAFLGNLFIPLSGTMLEISRYSPMFGVSTLARYSLTEGYSFSGEHSSLAMAVVNTVAWFAAFSFMAVRRFRKSTGRN, from the coding sequence ATGAGCTCCGCCTCGGCCACCCACGAGGTGCGGACCTCGCCGTTCAGCGGCGTCAACCCCGTCTTCATCGGCTACGAACTGCGCCGCCGCTTCAACCGGCAGACCACGATCTTCACGCTGCTGCTGCCGGCCGTCCTCTATCTGGCGCTGTTCCGTACCGAACCCGACAACGCCACCCTCCCGCACGGCAACTTCGCCGCCTGGATGATGACCGGCATCGCCGTGTACGGAGCGGCGACCGCGGCGGTCAGCTCGGCGGCCACCATCTCCGTGGAGAAGGCGTCCGGCTGGATGCGCACCATGGCGCTCAGCCCGCTGGCGCCTCCCGGCTACCTCTTCGTCAAGGTGCTGTCCTCCGTGATCATGGCGGCGGTGCCGGTGGCCGTCGTGGGGGTGCTCGGTGTGTTCACCGGGGTGGAGGCCACGTCCACGGTGTGGGTGACGTCCCTGCTGGTGGCCTGGCTCGGCGCGGCCGTCTTCGCCGCCCTCGGCATCACGCTGGGGCTCGCTCTCAAGCCCGACACCGTGATGCACATGCCGGGCCTGACCATGACCGCGCTCGCCTTCCTCGGCAACCTCTTCATCCCGCTCTCCGGCACCATGCTGGAGATCTCCCGCTACTCGCCGATGTTCGGCGTCTCCACGCTCGCCCGCTACAGCCTGACCGAGGGCTACTCGTTCAGCGGTGAGCACTCCAGCCTCGCGATGGCGGTCGTCAACACCGTCGCCTGGTTCGCGGCCTTCTCCTTCATGGCCGTACGCCGCTTCCGCAAGAGCACCGGCCGCAACTGA
- a CDS encoding ACP S-malonyltransferase: protein MYAFVVPGQGSQTPGMLAGWLRDPVYAERLRAWSEAADVDLVHLGGKAPAAEIARTENTQPLLVAAGLLAHEALSMAEPDGPLVAAGHSVGELAAAVYAGALTPADAVRLAAVRGRAMAAACAEVPTSMAAVVGGEEADVLERIGELGLHAATFNGPGQIVAAGATEDLERLVAAPPRSATVKPLQVAGAFHTPYMESARRAVAEAAERTPFRRPTGALLSNADGSVVREPDDIRRRLVEQVVKPVRWDLCMESLGRIAPEVTVCLPPARTLAGIFKRRLPALAVICVTTPRDLDKARTRIGAALAWKEDLVHAGV, encoded by the coding sequence ATGTACGCATTCGTTGTGCCGGGGCAGGGCTCCCAGACCCCGGGCATGCTGGCCGGCTGGCTGCGCGACCCGGTGTACGCCGAGCGGCTGCGCGCCTGGTCCGAGGCCGCCGATGTGGACCTCGTGCACCTCGGCGGCAAGGCGCCGGCCGCGGAGATCGCCCGTACCGAGAACACCCAGCCGCTGCTGGTCGCCGCCGGGCTGCTCGCCCATGAGGCGCTCAGCATGGCCGAGCCGGACGGCCCGCTGGTGGCCGCCGGGCACTCGGTCGGGGAGCTGGCCGCCGCGGTGTACGCCGGAGCGCTCACCCCCGCCGACGCCGTGCGGCTGGCCGCGGTGCGCGGCCGGGCGATGGCAGCGGCCTGTGCCGAGGTCCCCACCTCGATGGCGGCCGTGGTCGGCGGCGAGGAGGCCGACGTACTCGAACGCATCGGTGAACTCGGCCTGCACGCGGCCACGTTCAACGGCCCGGGACAGATCGTCGCGGCCGGGGCCACGGAGGACCTGGAGCGGCTCGTCGCCGCCCCGCCGCGCTCCGCCACGGTCAAACCGCTCCAGGTCGCCGGCGCCTTCCACACCCCGTACATGGAGTCCGCACGCCGGGCCGTCGCCGAGGCGGCCGAGCGGACCCCGTTCCGGCGGCCGACCGGGGCCCTCCTGTCGAACGCCGACGGTTCGGTCGTCCGCGAACCGGACGACATCCGCCGCCGCCTGGTCGAGCAGGTGGTCAAGCCGGTGCGCTGGGACCTGTGCATGGAGTCGCTCGGCCGGATCGCACCCGAGGTGACGGTCTGTCTGCCGCCCGCCCGCACCCTCGCGGGCATCTTCAAGCGCCGGCTTCCCGCGCTGGCCGTCATCTGCGTCACCACCCCCCGCGACCTCGACAAGGCGCGCACCCGGATCGGTGCCGCCCTCGCCTGGAAGGAGGACCTCGTCCATGCCGGTGTCTGA
- a CDS encoding class I adenylate-forming enzyme family protein, translated as MPVSELFARARAERPGNLALVDATGPLTYAELGTETDRAAGWLRGQGVGPGERVVYAGGGDRTFLALLWAALRIGAVFVPVHPDLTDSQIDHIVRDCTAALAVCPPGAGDSARKTVEVERAAREIAHTPADHTAAEVAEDDVALLIYTSGTTGRPKGVVCPHRQILAAVRAVNAGLGYRADDVVLCRLPLSFDYGLYQALLCTLAGSALVLTSRGGDVGLIRAIERHGVTVIPLVPSLAQILGLLQKKLRRATGVRLFTNTGARPSPAVMRELLDAFPGSVFASMYGMTECKRISVLDPALYERHPDSVGRAIPGVRVRIAGPDGDTLPPGEVGEIVVRGETVMAGYWGVPLERQSRYVRRDDGSLELRTGDQGRLDADGLLYFVGRDDDVIKRRGVRMGLSEIELAAERIPGVYAAVAPRPADEDAPLLLAVQTDLAPHEVRAALVRRLDPARRPDGIVPLDTMPLTANGKPDRAAVALLLHAGAGTAPSAAAPTAATTVPAALTGSSHGPVAV; from the coding sequence ATGCCGGTGTCTGAGCTGTTCGCCCGCGCCCGCGCCGAGCGCCCCGGGAACCTCGCCCTCGTCGACGCCACAGGACCACTGACCTACGCCGAGCTGGGCACCGAGACCGACCGGGCCGCCGGCTGGCTGCGCGGTCAGGGAGTGGGCCCGGGTGAGCGCGTCGTCTACGCCGGTGGCGGCGACCGCACCTTCCTCGCCCTCCTGTGGGCCGCGCTCCGCATCGGAGCGGTGTTCGTACCGGTGCACCCCGACCTCACGGACAGCCAGATCGACCACATCGTGCGGGACTGCACGGCCGCTCTCGCCGTCTGCCCGCCGGGCGCGGGTGACTCCGCCCGGAAGACCGTGGAGGTGGAGCGGGCCGCGCGGGAGATCGCGCACACGCCCGCCGACCACACCGCCGCCGAGGTCGCCGAGGACGACGTCGCCCTGCTGATCTACACCTCCGGCACCACCGGCCGCCCCAAGGGCGTCGTCTGCCCGCACCGGCAGATCCTCGCCGCGGTCCGCGCCGTCAACGCGGGGCTCGGCTACCGCGCCGACGACGTGGTGCTGTGCCGGCTGCCGCTCTCCTTCGACTACGGCCTCTACCAGGCCCTGCTGTGCACGCTGGCCGGCTCGGCCCTGGTGCTCACCAGCCGGGGCGGCGACGTCGGGCTGATCCGGGCGATCGAACGCCACGGCGTCACCGTCATCCCGCTGGTGCCCTCGCTCGCGCAGATCCTCGGCCTCTTGCAGAAGAAGCTGCGCCGGGCCACCGGGGTCCGGCTGTTCACCAACACCGGTGCCCGGCCCAGCCCCGCCGTGATGCGCGAACTGCTCGACGCCTTCCCGGGCTCCGTGTTCGCCTCGATGTACGGGATGACCGAGTGCAAGCGCATCTCGGTCCTGGACCCGGCGCTCTACGAACGGCACCCCGACTCGGTGGGCCGCGCCATCCCCGGAGTCCGGGTACGGATAGCCGGCCCGGACGGGGACACCCTGCCGCCGGGCGAGGTCGGCGAGATCGTCGTCCGGGGCGAGACCGTGATGGCCGGGTACTGGGGCGTGCCGCTGGAGCGGCAGAGCCGGTACGTGCGCCGTGACGACGGCTCCCTGGAGCTGCGCACCGGCGATCAGGGCCGGCTCGACGCCGACGGCCTGCTGTACTTCGTCGGCCGCGACGACGACGTGATCAAACGGCGCGGTGTGCGCATGGGCCTGTCGGAGATCGAACTCGCCGCCGAGCGCATCCCCGGCGTGTACGCCGCCGTCGCCCCGCGCCCCGCGGACGAGGACGCCCCGCTGCTGCTCGCCGTGCAGACGGATCTCGCCCCGCACGAGGTCCGCGCGGCTCTCGTCCGCCGGCTGGACCCGGCCCGTCGCCCCGACGGAATCGTCCCGCTCGACACCATGCCGCTGACCGCCAACGGCAAGCCCGACCGCGCCGCCGTCGCCCTGCTGCTCCACGCCGGGGCCGGCACCGCGCCCTCCGCAGCCGCTCCCACGGCTGCCACCACCGTCCCCGCCGCACTCACAGGGAGCTCCCATGGACCAGTCGCAGTTTGA
- a CDS encoding phosphopantetheine-binding protein, translated as MDQSQFDQLVEEICAVQVTSSEVPLVDLGVDSLHTVALVMAVEDRFDIELDPDALADLSLTSSAGLLGLVHEQLASGANALSGS; from the coding sequence ATGGACCAGTCGCAGTTTGACCAGCTCGTAGAAGAGATATGCGCCGTGCAGGTCACCAGCTCCGAAGTGCCGCTCGTGGACCTCGGTGTGGACTCGCTCCACACCGTCGCCCTGGTGATGGCGGTCGAGGACAGATTCGACATCGAGCTGGACCCCGACGCGCTTGCCGACCTCTCGCTCACCTCGTCGGCCGGCCTGCTCGGGCTCGTGCACGAGCAGCTGGCGAGCGGCGCGAACGCGTTGTCGGGGAGCTGA
- a CDS encoding aminotransferase-like domain-containing protein, which yields MWTDVRPSPEMPQLFERGGDLISFAGGLPDLDLLPLKELSEQFARLTRIGGRIALQYSTPHVAKALVPAITDLMAREGGSTGAANLVPTAGSQMGLLALGLGLASPGETVLCQTPAYPGAATAFRTAGLRLHGAPEDAEGLDPQGLRETVARLRADGQQVRMLYCNPTFQNPTGATLSVERRHQLADAARELGLLIVEDNPYGLLGFDGTTVPALQGIDPENVVYLGTFSKVFAPGLRCGWIAAPEPVAERLRRTTEVMALSPSAFAQAALAAFHARGGWDSLIDAYRERYRERCGLMADALEAELGTEGPWRWQRPEGGFYLWLRHEGGADTGRFAHAAAERGVSFVPGSHFGLDGECGDRLRLCFSNVPRKRIPEGVARLAAALRGAEAGTGSAAGADLDADPGRRAA from the coding sequence ATGTGGACCGATGTAAGACCCTCGCCCGAGATGCCGCAGCTCTTCGAACGGGGCGGTGACCTGATCTCGTTCGCCGGCGGCCTGCCGGACCTCGACCTGCTGCCCCTGAAGGAACTCTCCGAGCAGTTCGCCCGGCTGACCCGGATCGGCGGCCGGATCGCGCTCCAGTACAGCACCCCGCACGTGGCCAAGGCCCTCGTCCCCGCCATCACCGACCTGATGGCCCGCGAGGGCGGCAGCACCGGCGCCGCGAACCTGGTGCCCACCGCCGGATCGCAGATGGGGCTGCTGGCCCTGGGCCTCGGCCTCGCCTCACCGGGGGAGACCGTACTGTGCCAGACCCCCGCCTACCCGGGCGCGGCCACCGCCTTCCGTACGGCGGGACTGCGGCTGCACGGGGCTCCCGAGGACGCCGAAGGGCTCGACCCGCAGGGGCTGCGGGAGACCGTGGCCCGGCTGCGGGCCGACGGGCAGCAGGTACGGATGCTGTACTGCAACCCGACCTTCCAGAACCCCACGGGCGCCACCCTGTCCGTCGAGCGCCGCCACCAACTGGCGGACGCGGCAAGGGAACTGGGCCTGCTGATCGTCGAGGACAACCCCTACGGGCTGCTCGGCTTCGACGGCACCACGGTCCCCGCCCTCCAGGGCATCGACCCGGAGAACGTCGTCTACCTCGGCACCTTCTCCAAGGTCTTCGCCCCCGGGCTGCGCTGCGGCTGGATCGCCGCGCCCGAGCCGGTCGCTGAGCGGCTGCGCCGTACGACCGAGGTGATGGCGCTGTCGCCGTCGGCGTTCGCCCAGGCCGCGCTCGCCGCGTTCCACGCCCGCGGTGGCTGGGACAGCCTGATCGACGCCTACCGCGAGCGCTACCGGGAGCGGTGCGGTCTGATGGCCGACGCGCTGGAGGCGGAGCTGGGGACCGAGGGCCCCTGGCGGTGGCAGCGGCCGGAAGGCGGCTTCTACCTGTGGCTGCGGCACGAGGGCGGCGCCGACACCGGCCGCTTCGCGCACGCCGCGGCCGAGCGGGGCGTCTCCTTCGTCCCCGGCAGCCACTTCGGGCTCGACGGGGAGTGCGGCGACAGGCTGCGGCTCTGCTTCAGCAACGTCCCGCGCAAGCGCATCCCCGAGGGCGTCGCCCGGCTCGCCGCGGCGCTGCGAGGCGCGGAGGCCGGCACCGGAAGCGCTGCCGGCGCGGACCTCGACGCGGACCCCGGGAGGCGGGCCGCGTGA